The window ATTCAGCATGAACGTCATAACGAACATACCTCTTTTTCAACAGAGGAATATCACGAATTGTACGGCCTGACCGTTGAACGCGAGAAAAGAATGAAACCGGGAAGCATCATCATGCATCCCGCTCCCGTTAATCGAGGCGTTGAAATCGATGATCGTTTAGTTGAATGTAGAAGATCAAGAATATTTAAGCAAATGGAAAATGGAGTTTATGTCCGCATGGCTGTTTTAAAAGAAGTGTTGGAAGGGAGAATGGCCAATGAAGCTGCTGATCAAAAATGGCAATATTCTTTGTAAAAACGGTAAAATGAAAATCGTCGATATTCGCGTGGAAGCCGGAAAAATAACCGAAATGGGAGAGCATCTGACCGCTTTCGATGAAACCATTTTGGACGCTGGAGGAAATTTGGTTGCGCCTGGCTTTATCGATGTCCATGTTCATTTACGTGAGCCGGGCGGAGAACAGAAAGAAACAATCGAAACCGGTACGCTCGCCGCGGCACGAGGAGGATTTACGACCGTCTGCGCCATGCCTAACACAAAGCCGGTTCCCGATACGGTGGAACGGATGCAAGAATTGCAGAAGCGAATTAAGGAAAAAGCTTATGTGCGCGTTCTCCCTTATGCCTCGATTACTGTCAATGAAGCGGGGAAGGAATTGACGGATTTTGAAAGTTTGCAAAAAGAAGGAGCATTTGCCTTTACCGATGACGGGGTTGGTGTTCAAAATGCAGGAATGATGCTTTTGGCAATGAAAAAGGCGGCGGCCGTTCAAGCATCGATTGTCGCCCACTGCGAAGAGAATACTTTAATTTTCGGAGGAGTCGTCCACGACGGCACGTTTGCGAAAAAACATCATTTGAAAGGAATCCCTTCCGTATGTGAAGCGGTACATATCGCAAGGGACGTGCTGCTCGCTGAAGCAGCGGGATGCCACTACCATGTTTGCCATATCAGTACGAAAGAATCGGTAAGAGCCGTACGGGATGCCAAAAAAGCGGGTGTTCGTGTGACGGCGGAAGTAACGCCTCATCATTTGCTGTTGACAGAGGAAGACATTCCGGGGCTTGACGCTAATTTTAAAATGAATCCTCCTCTTCGCAGCAAAGAAGATCGTGAAGCTTTAATCGAAGGGCTTTTAGATGGAACCATTGACTGTATAGCAACAGACCACGCTCCGCATACAATGGAGGAAAAACAAGCAGGGATTGAAAAAGCTCCTTTCGGGATCGTCGGTCTGGAAACAGCTTTCCCGCTGCTTTATTCACGATATGTTCAAACAGGCATTTTTACGTTAAAACAGCTAGTCGATTGGATGACGATTAAACCGGCGGAAGTGTTTCATTTGCCATATGGGAAGCTTGAGGAAGGAGCTCCCGCAGATCTTGTGATCATTGACTTGAACTTGGAAAAGAAAATTGAGCCAAAGCATTTTGCTTCTAAAGGACGGAATACTCCGTTTGCAGGGTGGAAATGCAAAGGTTGGCCAGTCGCAACCATCGTAAACGGAAAAATAGTTTGGCAGGAAGGAAGGATTTACGCGTGAAGAAACAGCTTATTTTAGAAGATGGGACCATCATGATCGGTGAAGGGTTTGGAAGCGAAAAAGAAACGATTGGAGAAGTCGTATTTACTACAGGGATGACAGGTTACCAAGAAGTGCTGTCCGACCCTTCTTATTGCGGTCAAATCGTCACATTTACTTATCCGCTCATTGGAAATTATGGCATAAACCGAGATGATTTTGAAACGATCCATCCGGCGGTAAAAGGATTGATCGTAAAAGAAGCCGCGGACTTTCCTTCCAATTGGCGGAGTGAATGGTCGATCGATGAATTCTTGAAACATAGAGACATTCCCGGCATATCAGGGGTGGACACGAGAAAACTAACGCGAATTATCCGCCGATACGGCACATTAAAAGGGGCGATTGTTTCCGAAAACGAATCTCCTGATCGCGTCATTGCTCGTTTAAAAGAAACGAAACTGTCAACCGATCAAGTAAAACAAGTATCGGTTAAAGCTCCATTCCCGAGCCCTGGTCGAGGATTTCGCGTGGTGCTGATGGATTTTGGGATGAAACACGGCATTTTAAGGGAGCTAAACAAACGAAATTGTGATGTTGTCGTTGTTCCATACAATACAACTGCAGAAGACATTCTTCGATATAAGCCGGATGGTGTGATGCTTTCCAATGGCCCGGGAGATCCGAAAAACGTTCCTGAAGCCATTGAAACCGTCGGTAAACTGCTTGGAAAAGTGCCTGTTTTCGGCATCTGCCTGGGACATCAGCTATTTGCATTAGCTTGCGGTGCAGATACGTTCAAATTAAAATTCGGCCATCGAGGATCCAATCATCCTGTAAAAGATTTAGAAACAGGAAAAACCGCCTTAACTTCCCAAAATCACGGATTTGCCGTAAACGAGGC of the Bacillus smithii genome contains:
- a CDS encoding carbamoyl phosphate synthase small subunit, whose amino-acid sequence is MKKQLILEDGTIMIGEGFGSEKETIGEVVFTTGMTGYQEVLSDPSYCGQIVTFTYPLIGNYGINRDDFETIHPAVKGLIVKEAADFPSNWRSEWSIDEFLKHRDIPGISGVDTRKLTRIIRRYGTLKGAIVSENESPDRVIARLKETKLSTDQVKQVSVKAPFPSPGRGFRVVLMDFGMKHGILRELNKRNCDVVVVPYNTTAEDILRYKPDGVMLSNGPGDPKNVPEAIETVGKLLGKVPVFGICLGHQLFALACGADTFKLKFGHRGSNHPVKDLETGKTALTSQNHGFAVNEASLENTRLEITHIALNDGTIEGLKHKDYPAFTVQYHPEASPGPEDDNSLFDRFMRMMENYQHVGKETLHA
- a CDS encoding dihydroorotase, giving the protein MKLLIKNGNILCKNGKMKIVDIRVEAGKITEMGEHLTAFDETILDAGGNLVAPGFIDVHVHLREPGGEQKETIETGTLAAARGGFTTVCAMPNTKPVPDTVERMQELQKRIKEKAYVRVLPYASITVNEAGKELTDFESLQKEGAFAFTDDGVGVQNAGMMLLAMKKAAAVQASIVAHCEENTLIFGGVVHDGTFAKKHHLKGIPSVCEAVHIARDVLLAEAAGCHYHVCHISTKESVRAVRDAKKAGVRVTAEVTPHHLLLTEEDIPGLDANFKMNPPLRSKEDREALIEGLLDGTIDCIATDHAPHTMEEKQAGIEKAPFGIVGLETAFPLLYSRYVQTGIFTLKQLVDWMTIKPAEVFHLPYGKLEEGAPADLVIIDLNLEKKIEPKHFASKGRNTPFAGWKCKGWPVATIVNGKIVWQEGRIYA